A single Gopherus flavomarginatus isolate rGopFla2 chromosome 24, rGopFla2.mat.asm, whole genome shotgun sequence DNA region contains:
- the COMP gene encoding cartilage oligomeric matrix protein isoform X1: MISTLAFIFLLSLCCPFASSQMTDVGVGGDVRHQMLAEMRETNLALKEVRDLLKQQIKEITFLKNTVMECDACGMHPGAIGPGISITRFPRCLPNSCFPGVTCTETDSGFHCGPCPLGFTGNGTNCTDINECSTNPCFPRVNCVNTAPGFHCDPCPTGYTGPAPQGVGLAFARANKQVCTDINECETDSARACVPNSICINTRGSYRCGSCKPGFVGDQIAGCRSQAERRCPNGELSPCHERARCIVERDGTISCVCIVGWAGNGYVCGRDTDIDGFPDEKLRCTDRKCRKDNCVTIPNSGQEDADKDGIGDACDDDADGDGILNAEDNCVLVRNTDQRNTDKDRFGDACDNCRHVKNNDQRDSDRDGKGDACDDDIDGDKIKNVEDNCKNTHNPDQKDSDGDGVGDVCDSCPTISNPNQANADHDLVGDLCDTNQDRDGDGHQDSHDNCPSVPNSSQLDTDHDGIGDECDDDDDNDGIPDLRPPGPDNCRLVPNPGQDDSDRDGVGDRCEDDFDSDQVIDRIDVCPENAEVTLTDFRAFQTVVLDPEGDAQIDPNWIVLNQGMEIVQTMNSDPGLAVGYTAFNGVDFEGTFHVNTATDDDYAGFIFGYQDSSSFYVVMWKQMEQTYWQANPFRAVAEPGIQLKAVKSNTGPGEYLRNSLWHTGDTTDQVKLLWKDPRNSGWKDKTSYRWFLQHRPQVGYIRARFYEGPEMVADSGVVLDTTMRGGRLGVFCFSQENIIWSNLRYRCNDTIPEDYETFRTQLDQPMA, encoded by the exons ATGATTTCGACTCTAGCCTTCATTTTTCTCCTAAGCCTCTGTTGTCCTTTTGCATCAAGTCAGATGACAGATGTAGGAG TAGGAGGGGATGTCAGGCACCAGATGCTCGCAGAGATGAGAGAAACTAACCTGGCGCTGAAGGAAGTCAGAGATTTGCTGAAGCAGCAG ATTAAGGAGATCACGTTCCTGAAAAACACGGTCATGGAGTGCGATGCCTGCG GTATGCACCCAGGGGCAATAGGCCCAGGGATCAGCATAACACGATTTCCCAGATGTTTGCCAAACTCGTGTTTCCCTGGAGTTACCTGCACAGAGACTGACTCTGGCTTCCACTGTGGACCCTGCCCCCTGGGCTTCACAGGCAATGGGACCAACTGCACAGATATCAATGAG TGCAGCACGAATCCCTGCTTCCCGAGAGTCAACTGCGTTAACACGGCCCCTGGCTTCCATTGTGACCCTTGTCCCACCGGCTACACTGGGCCAgcaccccaaggggttgggctagcATTCGCCAGAGCCAACAAACAG GTCTGTACAGACATCAATGAATGTGAGACGGACAGCGCCAGGGCTTGTGTTCCAAACTCCATCTGCATCAACACTCGG GGATCCTACCGGTGCGGGTCCTGTAAGCCTGGCTTTGTTGGGGACCAGATTGCTGGGTGCAGGAGCCAGGCGGAGAGACGCTGTCCCAATGGGGAACTCAGTCCATGCCATGAGAGAGCTCGCTGCATTGTTGAACGTGACGGGACCATCTCGTGTGTG TGCATTGTCGGCTGGGCTGGGAATGGCTACGTCTGCGGGAGGGACACAGACATTGATGGATTCCCAGATGAGAAGCTGCGCTGCACAGACCGAAAATGCCGCAAG GATAACTGTGTGACCATCCCCAACTCCGGCCAGGAAGATGCGGACAAGGATGGCATCGGTGACGCGTGCGATGACGATGCTGATGGAGATGGGATATTAAATGCAGAG GACAACTGCGTCCTTGTGCGCAATACGGACCAGCGCAACACGGACAAGGATCGCTTCGGTGACGCCTGTGACAACTGCCGGCATGTGAAGAACAACGACCAGCGGGACAGCGACAGGGACGGGAAGGGAGACGCGTGTGATGACGACATCGATGGAGACA AGATCAAAAATGTGGAGGACAACTGCAAAAACACCCACAACCCTGATCAGAAAGACAGCGATGGGGACGGAGTGGGGGACGTGTGTGACAGCTGCCCTACCATCAGTAACCCAAACCAGGCAA ATGCTGACCATGACCTCGTGGGGGACCTGTGTGACACTAACCAGGACCG AGACGGGGACGGCCACCAGGACTCACATGACAACTGCCCCTCAGTGCCCAACAGCTCCCAGCTGGACACGGACCACGACGGGATTGGAGATGAATGTGACGACGACGATGACAATGACGGGATTCCGGATCTAAGACCTCCCGGCCCTGACAACTGCCGGCTAGTCCCCAACCCCGGCCAAGACGATTCAGACC GTGATGGTGTGGGGGATCGCTGTGAAGACGACTTTGACAGTGACCAGGTGATTGACAGAATCGACGTGTGCCCAGAGAATGCAGAGGTGACCCTGACAGATTTCAGGGCCTTCCAGACAGTCGTGTTGGACCCTGAAGGCGACGCACAGATTGACCCTAACTGGATTGTCCTTAACCAG GGCATGGAAATTGTCCAGACCATGAACAGCGATCCTGGCCTGGCTGTGG GTTACACTGCATTCAACGGGGTGGATTTCGAGGGCACCTTCCACGTGAACACCGCCACAGACGACGACTATGCGGGCTTTATCTTCGGCTACCAGGACAGCTCCAGTTTTTATGTGGTGATGTGGAAGCAGATGGAGCAGACATACTGGCAGGCAAACCCCTTCCGAGCAGTAGCAGAGCCCGGAATTCAGCTGAAG gcAGTGAAATCTAATACAGGGCCAGGAGAATATCTCCGTAATTCCCTTTGGCACACTGGAGACACGACAGACCAGGTCAAACTGCTATGGAAAGACCCCAGGAATTCTGGCTGGAAGGACAAGACCTCATATCGTTGGTTCCTACAGCACCGGCCTCAAGTTGGATACATCAG AGCTCGCTTCTATGAAGGCCCTGAAATGGTAGCAGACAGCGGAGTCGTCCTTGATACAACCATGCGAGGGGGTCGGCTGGGGGTCTTCTGCTTCTCCCAGGAGAACATTATCTGGTCCAACCTGCGTTACCGCTGCAATG ATACCATTCCTGAAGATTATGAGACATTCCGAACTCAGCTGGATCAGCCCATGGCTTAA
- the COMP gene encoding cartilage oligomeric matrix protein isoform X2 — translation MISTLAFIFLLSLCCPFASSQMTDVGGGDVRHQMLAEMRETNLALKEVRDLLKQQIKEITFLKNTVMECDACGMHPGAIGPGISITRFPRCLPNSCFPGVTCTETDSGFHCGPCPLGFTGNGTNCTDINECSTNPCFPRVNCVNTAPGFHCDPCPTGYTGPAPQGVGLAFARANKQVCTDINECETDSARACVPNSICINTRGSYRCGSCKPGFVGDQIAGCRSQAERRCPNGELSPCHERARCIVERDGTISCVCIVGWAGNGYVCGRDTDIDGFPDEKLRCTDRKCRKDNCVTIPNSGQEDADKDGIGDACDDDADGDGILNAEDNCVLVRNTDQRNTDKDRFGDACDNCRHVKNNDQRDSDRDGKGDACDDDIDGDKIKNVEDNCKNTHNPDQKDSDGDGVGDVCDSCPTISNPNQANADHDLVGDLCDTNQDRDGDGHQDSHDNCPSVPNSSQLDTDHDGIGDECDDDDDNDGIPDLRPPGPDNCRLVPNPGQDDSDRDGVGDRCEDDFDSDQVIDRIDVCPENAEVTLTDFRAFQTVVLDPEGDAQIDPNWIVLNQGMEIVQTMNSDPGLAVGYTAFNGVDFEGTFHVNTATDDDYAGFIFGYQDSSSFYVVMWKQMEQTYWQANPFRAVAEPGIQLKAVKSNTGPGEYLRNSLWHTGDTTDQVKLLWKDPRNSGWKDKTSYRWFLQHRPQVGYIRARFYEGPEMVADSGVVLDTTMRGGRLGVFCFSQENIIWSNLRYRCNDTIPEDYETFRTQLDQPMA, via the exons ATGATTTCGACTCTAGCCTTCATTTTTCTCCTAAGCCTCTGTTGTCCTTTTGCATCAAGTCAGATGACAGATGTAGGAG GAGGGGATGTCAGGCACCAGATGCTCGCAGAGATGAGAGAAACTAACCTGGCGCTGAAGGAAGTCAGAGATTTGCTGAAGCAGCAG ATTAAGGAGATCACGTTCCTGAAAAACACGGTCATGGAGTGCGATGCCTGCG GTATGCACCCAGGGGCAATAGGCCCAGGGATCAGCATAACACGATTTCCCAGATGTTTGCCAAACTCGTGTTTCCCTGGAGTTACCTGCACAGAGACTGACTCTGGCTTCCACTGTGGACCCTGCCCCCTGGGCTTCACAGGCAATGGGACCAACTGCACAGATATCAATGAG TGCAGCACGAATCCCTGCTTCCCGAGAGTCAACTGCGTTAACACGGCCCCTGGCTTCCATTGTGACCCTTGTCCCACCGGCTACACTGGGCCAgcaccccaaggggttgggctagcATTCGCCAGAGCCAACAAACAG GTCTGTACAGACATCAATGAATGTGAGACGGACAGCGCCAGGGCTTGTGTTCCAAACTCCATCTGCATCAACACTCGG GGATCCTACCGGTGCGGGTCCTGTAAGCCTGGCTTTGTTGGGGACCAGATTGCTGGGTGCAGGAGCCAGGCGGAGAGACGCTGTCCCAATGGGGAACTCAGTCCATGCCATGAGAGAGCTCGCTGCATTGTTGAACGTGACGGGACCATCTCGTGTGTG TGCATTGTCGGCTGGGCTGGGAATGGCTACGTCTGCGGGAGGGACACAGACATTGATGGATTCCCAGATGAGAAGCTGCGCTGCACAGACCGAAAATGCCGCAAG GATAACTGTGTGACCATCCCCAACTCCGGCCAGGAAGATGCGGACAAGGATGGCATCGGTGACGCGTGCGATGACGATGCTGATGGAGATGGGATATTAAATGCAGAG GACAACTGCGTCCTTGTGCGCAATACGGACCAGCGCAACACGGACAAGGATCGCTTCGGTGACGCCTGTGACAACTGCCGGCATGTGAAGAACAACGACCAGCGGGACAGCGACAGGGACGGGAAGGGAGACGCGTGTGATGACGACATCGATGGAGACA AGATCAAAAATGTGGAGGACAACTGCAAAAACACCCACAACCCTGATCAGAAAGACAGCGATGGGGACGGAGTGGGGGACGTGTGTGACAGCTGCCCTACCATCAGTAACCCAAACCAGGCAA ATGCTGACCATGACCTCGTGGGGGACCTGTGTGACACTAACCAGGACCG AGACGGGGACGGCCACCAGGACTCACATGACAACTGCCCCTCAGTGCCCAACAGCTCCCAGCTGGACACGGACCACGACGGGATTGGAGATGAATGTGACGACGACGATGACAATGACGGGATTCCGGATCTAAGACCTCCCGGCCCTGACAACTGCCGGCTAGTCCCCAACCCCGGCCAAGACGATTCAGACC GTGATGGTGTGGGGGATCGCTGTGAAGACGACTTTGACAGTGACCAGGTGATTGACAGAATCGACGTGTGCCCAGAGAATGCAGAGGTGACCCTGACAGATTTCAGGGCCTTCCAGACAGTCGTGTTGGACCCTGAAGGCGACGCACAGATTGACCCTAACTGGATTGTCCTTAACCAG GGCATGGAAATTGTCCAGACCATGAACAGCGATCCTGGCCTGGCTGTGG GTTACACTGCATTCAACGGGGTGGATTTCGAGGGCACCTTCCACGTGAACACCGCCACAGACGACGACTATGCGGGCTTTATCTTCGGCTACCAGGACAGCTCCAGTTTTTATGTGGTGATGTGGAAGCAGATGGAGCAGACATACTGGCAGGCAAACCCCTTCCGAGCAGTAGCAGAGCCCGGAATTCAGCTGAAG gcAGTGAAATCTAATACAGGGCCAGGAGAATATCTCCGTAATTCCCTTTGGCACACTGGAGACACGACAGACCAGGTCAAACTGCTATGGAAAGACCCCAGGAATTCTGGCTGGAAGGACAAGACCTCATATCGTTGGTTCCTACAGCACCGGCCTCAAGTTGGATACATCAG AGCTCGCTTCTATGAAGGCCCTGAAATGGTAGCAGACAGCGGAGTCGTCCTTGATACAACCATGCGAGGGGGTCGGCTGGGGGTCTTCTGCTTCTCCCAGGAGAACATTATCTGGTCCAACCTGCGTTACCGCTGCAATG ATACCATTCCTGAAGATTATGAGACATTCCGAACTCAGCTGGATCAGCCCATGGCTTAA
- the COMP gene encoding cartilage oligomeric matrix protein isoform X3, whose translation MLWNRGNGSWKRPMKSSRQFPSQCTLSAGLPGSQGLPLLFLKIKEITFLKNTVMECDACGMHPGAIGPGISITRFPRCLPNSCFPGVTCTETDSGFHCGPCPLGFTGNGTNCTDINECSTNPCFPRVNCVNTAPGFHCDPCPTGYTGPAPQGVGLAFARANKQVCTDINECETDSARACVPNSICINTRGSYRCGSCKPGFVGDQIAGCRSQAERRCPNGELSPCHERARCIVERDGTISCVCIVGWAGNGYVCGRDTDIDGFPDEKLRCTDRKCRKDNCVTIPNSGQEDADKDGIGDACDDDADGDGILNAEDNCVLVRNTDQRNTDKDRFGDACDNCRHVKNNDQRDSDRDGKGDACDDDIDGDKIKNVEDNCKNTHNPDQKDSDGDGVGDVCDSCPTISNPNQANADHDLVGDLCDTNQDRDGDGHQDSHDNCPSVPNSSQLDTDHDGIGDECDDDDDNDGIPDLRPPGPDNCRLVPNPGQDDSDRDGVGDRCEDDFDSDQVIDRIDVCPENAEVTLTDFRAFQTVVLDPEGDAQIDPNWIVLNQGMEIVQTMNSDPGLAVGYTAFNGVDFEGTFHVNTATDDDYAGFIFGYQDSSSFYVVMWKQMEQTYWQANPFRAVAEPGIQLKAVKSNTGPGEYLRNSLWHTGDTTDQVKLLWKDPRNSGWKDKTSYRWFLQHRPQVGYIRARFYEGPEMVADSGVVLDTTMRGGRLGVFCFSQENIIWSNLRYRCNDTIPEDYETFRTQLDQPMA comes from the exons ATGTTATGGAACCGCGGAAATGGGAGCTGGAAAAGACCTATGAAGTCATCTAGACAATTCCCCAGCCAGTGCACTTTGTCCGCTGGGCTCCCAGGCAGTCAGGGTCTGCCATTGCTATTTTTAAAG ATTAAGGAGATCACGTTCCTGAAAAACACGGTCATGGAGTGCGATGCCTGCG GTATGCACCCAGGGGCAATAGGCCCAGGGATCAGCATAACACGATTTCCCAGATGTTTGCCAAACTCGTGTTTCCCTGGAGTTACCTGCACAGAGACTGACTCTGGCTTCCACTGTGGACCCTGCCCCCTGGGCTTCACAGGCAATGGGACCAACTGCACAGATATCAATGAG TGCAGCACGAATCCCTGCTTCCCGAGAGTCAACTGCGTTAACACGGCCCCTGGCTTCCATTGTGACCCTTGTCCCACCGGCTACACTGGGCCAgcaccccaaggggttgggctagcATTCGCCAGAGCCAACAAACAG GTCTGTACAGACATCAATGAATGTGAGACGGACAGCGCCAGGGCTTGTGTTCCAAACTCCATCTGCATCAACACTCGG GGATCCTACCGGTGCGGGTCCTGTAAGCCTGGCTTTGTTGGGGACCAGATTGCTGGGTGCAGGAGCCAGGCGGAGAGACGCTGTCCCAATGGGGAACTCAGTCCATGCCATGAGAGAGCTCGCTGCATTGTTGAACGTGACGGGACCATCTCGTGTGTG TGCATTGTCGGCTGGGCTGGGAATGGCTACGTCTGCGGGAGGGACACAGACATTGATGGATTCCCAGATGAGAAGCTGCGCTGCACAGACCGAAAATGCCGCAAG GATAACTGTGTGACCATCCCCAACTCCGGCCAGGAAGATGCGGACAAGGATGGCATCGGTGACGCGTGCGATGACGATGCTGATGGAGATGGGATATTAAATGCAGAG GACAACTGCGTCCTTGTGCGCAATACGGACCAGCGCAACACGGACAAGGATCGCTTCGGTGACGCCTGTGACAACTGCCGGCATGTGAAGAACAACGACCAGCGGGACAGCGACAGGGACGGGAAGGGAGACGCGTGTGATGACGACATCGATGGAGACA AGATCAAAAATGTGGAGGACAACTGCAAAAACACCCACAACCCTGATCAGAAAGACAGCGATGGGGACGGAGTGGGGGACGTGTGTGACAGCTGCCCTACCATCAGTAACCCAAACCAGGCAA ATGCTGACCATGACCTCGTGGGGGACCTGTGTGACACTAACCAGGACCG AGACGGGGACGGCCACCAGGACTCACATGACAACTGCCCCTCAGTGCCCAACAGCTCCCAGCTGGACACGGACCACGACGGGATTGGAGATGAATGTGACGACGACGATGACAATGACGGGATTCCGGATCTAAGACCTCCCGGCCCTGACAACTGCCGGCTAGTCCCCAACCCCGGCCAAGACGATTCAGACC GTGATGGTGTGGGGGATCGCTGTGAAGACGACTTTGACAGTGACCAGGTGATTGACAGAATCGACGTGTGCCCAGAGAATGCAGAGGTGACCCTGACAGATTTCAGGGCCTTCCAGACAGTCGTGTTGGACCCTGAAGGCGACGCACAGATTGACCCTAACTGGATTGTCCTTAACCAG GGCATGGAAATTGTCCAGACCATGAACAGCGATCCTGGCCTGGCTGTGG GTTACACTGCATTCAACGGGGTGGATTTCGAGGGCACCTTCCACGTGAACACCGCCACAGACGACGACTATGCGGGCTTTATCTTCGGCTACCAGGACAGCTCCAGTTTTTATGTGGTGATGTGGAAGCAGATGGAGCAGACATACTGGCAGGCAAACCCCTTCCGAGCAGTAGCAGAGCCCGGAATTCAGCTGAAG gcAGTGAAATCTAATACAGGGCCAGGAGAATATCTCCGTAATTCCCTTTGGCACACTGGAGACACGACAGACCAGGTCAAACTGCTATGGAAAGACCCCAGGAATTCTGGCTGGAAGGACAAGACCTCATATCGTTGGTTCCTACAGCACCGGCCTCAAGTTGGATACATCAG AGCTCGCTTCTATGAAGGCCCTGAAATGGTAGCAGACAGCGGAGTCGTCCTTGATACAACCATGCGAGGGGGTCGGCTGGGGGTCTTCTGCTTCTCCCAGGAGAACATTATCTGGTCCAACCTGCGTTACCGCTGCAATG ATACCATTCCTGAAGATTATGAGACATTCCGAACTCAGCTGGATCAGCCCATGGCTTAA
- the COMP gene encoding cartilage oligomeric matrix protein isoform X4, with protein sequence MECDACGMHPGAIGPGISITRFPRCLPNSCFPGVTCTETDSGFHCGPCPLGFTGNGTNCTDINECSTNPCFPRVNCVNTAPGFHCDPCPTGYTGPAPQGVGLAFARANKQVCTDINECETDSARACVPNSICINTRGSYRCGSCKPGFVGDQIAGCRSQAERRCPNGELSPCHERARCIVERDGTISCVCIVGWAGNGYVCGRDTDIDGFPDEKLRCTDRKCRKDNCVTIPNSGQEDADKDGIGDACDDDADGDGILNAEDNCVLVRNTDQRNTDKDRFGDACDNCRHVKNNDQRDSDRDGKGDACDDDIDGDKIKNVEDNCKNTHNPDQKDSDGDGVGDVCDSCPTISNPNQANADHDLVGDLCDTNQDRDGDGHQDSHDNCPSVPNSSQLDTDHDGIGDECDDDDDNDGIPDLRPPGPDNCRLVPNPGQDDSDRDGVGDRCEDDFDSDQVIDRIDVCPENAEVTLTDFRAFQTVVLDPEGDAQIDPNWIVLNQGMEIVQTMNSDPGLAVGYTAFNGVDFEGTFHVNTATDDDYAGFIFGYQDSSSFYVVMWKQMEQTYWQANPFRAVAEPGIQLKAVKSNTGPGEYLRNSLWHTGDTTDQVKLLWKDPRNSGWKDKTSYRWFLQHRPQVGYIRARFYEGPEMVADSGVVLDTTMRGGRLGVFCFSQENIIWSNLRYRCNDTIPEDYETFRTQLDQPMA encoded by the exons ATGGAGTGCGATGCCTGCG GTATGCACCCAGGGGCAATAGGCCCAGGGATCAGCATAACACGATTTCCCAGATGTTTGCCAAACTCGTGTTTCCCTGGAGTTACCTGCACAGAGACTGACTCTGGCTTCCACTGTGGACCCTGCCCCCTGGGCTTCACAGGCAATGGGACCAACTGCACAGATATCAATGAG TGCAGCACGAATCCCTGCTTCCCGAGAGTCAACTGCGTTAACACGGCCCCTGGCTTCCATTGTGACCCTTGTCCCACCGGCTACACTGGGCCAgcaccccaaggggttgggctagcATTCGCCAGAGCCAACAAACAG GTCTGTACAGACATCAATGAATGTGAGACGGACAGCGCCAGGGCTTGTGTTCCAAACTCCATCTGCATCAACACTCGG GGATCCTACCGGTGCGGGTCCTGTAAGCCTGGCTTTGTTGGGGACCAGATTGCTGGGTGCAGGAGCCAGGCGGAGAGACGCTGTCCCAATGGGGAACTCAGTCCATGCCATGAGAGAGCTCGCTGCATTGTTGAACGTGACGGGACCATCTCGTGTGTG TGCATTGTCGGCTGGGCTGGGAATGGCTACGTCTGCGGGAGGGACACAGACATTGATGGATTCCCAGATGAGAAGCTGCGCTGCACAGACCGAAAATGCCGCAAG GATAACTGTGTGACCATCCCCAACTCCGGCCAGGAAGATGCGGACAAGGATGGCATCGGTGACGCGTGCGATGACGATGCTGATGGAGATGGGATATTAAATGCAGAG GACAACTGCGTCCTTGTGCGCAATACGGACCAGCGCAACACGGACAAGGATCGCTTCGGTGACGCCTGTGACAACTGCCGGCATGTGAAGAACAACGACCAGCGGGACAGCGACAGGGACGGGAAGGGAGACGCGTGTGATGACGACATCGATGGAGACA AGATCAAAAATGTGGAGGACAACTGCAAAAACACCCACAACCCTGATCAGAAAGACAGCGATGGGGACGGAGTGGGGGACGTGTGTGACAGCTGCCCTACCATCAGTAACCCAAACCAGGCAA ATGCTGACCATGACCTCGTGGGGGACCTGTGTGACACTAACCAGGACCG AGACGGGGACGGCCACCAGGACTCACATGACAACTGCCCCTCAGTGCCCAACAGCTCCCAGCTGGACACGGACCACGACGGGATTGGAGATGAATGTGACGACGACGATGACAATGACGGGATTCCGGATCTAAGACCTCCCGGCCCTGACAACTGCCGGCTAGTCCCCAACCCCGGCCAAGACGATTCAGACC GTGATGGTGTGGGGGATCGCTGTGAAGACGACTTTGACAGTGACCAGGTGATTGACAGAATCGACGTGTGCCCAGAGAATGCAGAGGTGACCCTGACAGATTTCAGGGCCTTCCAGACAGTCGTGTTGGACCCTGAAGGCGACGCACAGATTGACCCTAACTGGATTGTCCTTAACCAG GGCATGGAAATTGTCCAGACCATGAACAGCGATCCTGGCCTGGCTGTGG GTTACACTGCATTCAACGGGGTGGATTTCGAGGGCACCTTCCACGTGAACACCGCCACAGACGACGACTATGCGGGCTTTATCTTCGGCTACCAGGACAGCTCCAGTTTTTATGTGGTGATGTGGAAGCAGATGGAGCAGACATACTGGCAGGCAAACCCCTTCCGAGCAGTAGCAGAGCCCGGAATTCAGCTGAAG gcAGTGAAATCTAATACAGGGCCAGGAGAATATCTCCGTAATTCCCTTTGGCACACTGGAGACACGACAGACCAGGTCAAACTGCTATGGAAAGACCCCAGGAATTCTGGCTGGAAGGACAAGACCTCATATCGTTGGTTCCTACAGCACCGGCCTCAAGTTGGATACATCAG AGCTCGCTTCTATGAAGGCCCTGAAATGGTAGCAGACAGCGGAGTCGTCCTTGATACAACCATGCGAGGGGGTCGGCTGGGGGTCTTCTGCTTCTCCCAGGAGAACATTATCTGGTCCAACCTGCGTTACCGCTGCAATG ATACCATTCCTGAAGATTATGAGACATTCCGAACTCAGCTGGATCAGCCCATGGCTTAA